A portion of the Oncorhynchus nerka isolate Pitt River linkage group LG27, Oner_Uvic_2.0, whole genome shotgun sequence genome contains these proteins:
- the LOC115111643 gene encoding UPF0561 protein C2orf68 homolog: MEILRDDEEQELKYKRTGRLDMSHGFLHHIRRNQIARDDYDKQVKQANERQRARLTTTPRRPRRPDIQVYHPRRGNGSEPGVGAETEEWNESGSSTEPETHGTELFWLDYQADSGCVTSFIVHKEDKPERVVERVAEKNLLDSAMRVALQARVRKEMDKRLDKR, translated from the exons ATGGAGATTTTGCGGGATGATGAAGAACAAGAGCTCAAATATAAACGTACGGGTCGTTTGGACATGAGCCATGGTTTCTTACACCACATTCGAAGGAACCAGATTGCCAG AGATGACTATGATAAGCAGGTAAAGCAGGCCAATGAGCGTCAGAGGGCCAGGCTCACCACTACCCCCCGACGCCCCCGCCGGCCAGATATCCAAGTGTACCATCCTCGACGTGGAA ATGGATCTGAGCCAGGAGTGGGTGCAGAGACTGAAGAGTGGAATGAGAGTGGGTCGAGTACAGAGCCAGAGACCCATGGAACTGAACTCTTCTGGCTGGACTACCAGGCTGACTCTGGCTGTGTCACCTCCTTCATTGTACAcaag GAGGACAAGCCAGAGAGGGTGGTGGAGCGTGTAGCAGAGAAGAATCTTCTGGACTCAGCCATGAGGGTGGCACTGCAGGCCCGGGTTCGAAAGGAAATGGATAAACGTCTGGACAAACGCTGA
- the LOC115111641 gene encoding ubiquitin carboxyl-terminal hydrolase 39-like, with translation MVSVKRERELDFEDDEVPVKVGRSSEDHRSRHCPYLDTINRSVLDFDFEKLCSISLSHINVYACLICGKYFQGRGLKSHAYTHSVQFTHHVFLNLHTLKFYCLPDNYEIIDSSLEDITYVLKPTFTRQHISGLDKQGKLYRAYDGTTYLPGIVGLNNIKANDYANVVLQALSNVPPLRNYFLEEENYCGIRRPPGDIMFLLVQRFGELMRKLWNPRNFKAHVSPHEMLQAVVLCSKKNFQITKQGDAVDFLSWFMNALHGALGGTKKKPSSLTKVFQGSMRIFSKKLPHPDLPPEEKVALLLKEEYQEEMSESTFLFLTLDLPTAPLYKDEKEQLIIPQVPLFNILAKFNGNTEKEYKTYKENFLKRFQLLKLPPYLIFCIKRFTKNNFFVEKNPTIVNFPITNVDLREYLTEEAQVTEKNTTYDLVANVVHDGKPTEGAYRMHVLHHGTGKWYELQDLQVTDILPQMITLSEAYIQIWKRRENEDDTTNHTGA, from the exons ATGGTCTCTGTAAAACGGGAGAGAGAACTTGACTTTGAAGACGATGAAG TGCCTGTGAAAGTAGGCCGTTCATCTGAGGATCACAGAAGTCGCCACTGTCCCTACCTCGACACAATCAATAG GAGTGTGCTGGACTTTGATTTTGAGAAGCTGTGCTCCATCTCGCTCTCCCACATCAACGTCTATGCTTGTCTCATCTGTGGGAAATACTTCCAAG GTAGAGGTCTGAAGTCCCATGCCTATACTCACAGTGTGCAGTTCACCCACCATGTGTTCCTCAATCTGCACACACTTAAGTTCTACTGTCTGCCAGATAACTACGAGATCATTGACTCATCGCTGGAAGACATCACG TATGTACTGAAGCCCACATTCACCAGACAGCACATCTCTGGATTGGACAAGCAGGGCAAGCTGTATCGAGCCTATGATGGCACCACCTATCTGCCTGGCATAGTGGGGCTCAACAACATCAAGGCTAATGACTACGCTAATGTGGTGCTGCAG GCCCTGTCCAATGTGCCCCCACTGCGGAACTACTTTCTGGAAGAGGAGAATTACTGCGGCATCCGTAGGCCACCTGGTGACATCATGTTCCTGCTGGTGCAGCGATTCGGTGAGCTGATGCGCAAGCTGTGGAACCCCCGGAACTTCAAGGCCCACGTGTCACCCCACGAGATGTTGCAGGCTGTAGTGCTGTGTAGCAAGAAGAACTTCCAGATCACCAAGCAAG GGGATGCTGTGGACTTTCTGTCCTGGTTCATGAACGCTCTGCATGGTGCACTGGGAGGAACCAAGAAGAAACCTT CAAGCCTCACCAAAGTGTTCCAAGGTTCCATGCGTATATTCTCCAAGAAGCTTCCTCATCCAGATTTG cCACCAGAAGAGAAGGTCGCTCTGCTGTTGAAGGAGGAGTACCAGGAGGAGATGTCGGAGTCCACCTTCCTCTTCCTGACCCTTGACCTTCCCACAGCCCCACTGTACAAGGATGAGAAGGAGCAGCTCATCATCCCACAGGTCCCCCTCTTCAACATCCTGGCCAAGTTTAACGGCAACACAGAGAAG GAGTATAAAACCTATAAAGAGAATTTCCTCAAAAGGTTCCAGTTGCTCAAGCTGCCTCCCTATCTCATCTTCTGCATCAAGAGGTTCACCAAGAACaacttctttgtggagaagaaccCCACCATCGTCAACTTTCCCATCAC GAATGTAGACCTTCGTGAGTACCTGACAGAAGAGGCACAGGTCACAGAGAAGAACACCACCTATGACCTGGTGGCCAATGTGGTGCATGATGGGAAGCCCACTGAGGGGGCATACAGAATGCATGTCCTGCATCAT GGCACTGGGAAGTGGTACGAGCTCCAGGACTTGCAGGTGACGGATATCCTGCCCCAGATGATCACACTGTCGGAGGCCTACATTCAG ATATGGAAAAGAAGAGAGAACGAAGATGACACAACTAACCACACAGGGGCGTGA